The DNA sequence CCAAATTTTTGGAGTCCTATTTAGGATATTAGTCTATATATAATTTGGTATCtaatttttgtcaaatttattttttataataaatttcaaatatttaataattagttatttttatacttttaaccTGCTTCATCAACGTCACATCATCACTTTCAGCACACTTGGACCAAGGCTTTTGCATCATGTAGGGTTTTTCACATCATCGTACTTTTTTTAGATGATTATAGTTGCTAATGCAAAAACTATTTTTAACCGGTATTAATTAGTATGAAATAAGAAATGCCATTTATACTAATTAATAGGTTGTAAtaatacccaaaaaaaaaaaaaaaacatgcagGCACATTTTTGTGAGGAAAATGAACTAAGAGAGGAAAAGAGAATCTATAACTTGACAGAAATTACAGTAGTTCCAATGAACATGAATTAGTACTTTTTTTTAGCTCTATTTATTCCATATACTACTAACTATTGTCTCTCTCTACATCATCTCAACTTGGCCACTACGCTTTTTCTTATTGGTGGCTGTTTCAACATCATCATACATTGAACTTGCATACTTAGAGCTTGCATTCTCAAGCTTATCACCTTGACCCCATATAGCATAAGCCTCTTCACCATGAGCAGCTTCATCACCAATCTCCATGTCTTCCTCAGACATCCTCAGAGGAATAAACATCCTAATCAAGAGGCATATCAAGCTTGTGCTAATGACATTCAATGTGACCACAAAGAAAATCCCAACCAACTGAATCCATATTTGTCTAAACCCTGTTTTGCTCATTCCCATTTTGAGGCCATAGAAGAGTCCAACATATTTGTTGTAAGAACCATAGAACAAGAAGTTGAGCTTTGGCACAGCAAATAGGCCTGAAAGGACTCCTCCAAGGGTTCCTGCAATGGCATGAGTGTGCAACACTGCCATTGTGTCATCCACCTTTTGGAGAAGCTTTGATCTCTTGTGAACTACCATCATTGTGAACCATGGAATTGAGCCTGATAGCATCCCCATTAGAATTGCTGCCCATCCTTGCACAACTCCTAATCAACAAAATCAACATACAACAATTGTCttttcatcatcactttcaATTTCTATAAAGCACTTAGATTCACTAAGAGGAACTCTAATAAAATGCTTTTGgtgtttcaaaatttcgaaatagATTAGAGATGATTGATGAAATGTGATCAATTTTCATGTAAAGAAACGGTTTCACTTTGGTGAATAACGAATTACATTTTATTACtttgtataaaatttaaattgaattcAAACTAAAATATTGGAGTGACCATTATTCATGATATATAGTATCATAAGTACTAATATGACATTTGCTAGGatccaaaatataattaaactaaaattgaaTATTCTAATGCTCTAAATATGAAAttgtaacaaaatttaaatcataATATAATCTGATctagtaaaaatatttaaaattgattgacttatttaaaattataatattaaaaaattttaagtataaTAAAAATCCAGGTGCAGTCTAACTTCACTTGATAAttgagagtcgttagataaagatttagtcaaatcaatcaaattatttaactctctcaactatcaacttcacgtgaagttgactTGACTGCCCTTTGAGTTTTTACTTTTAAGAATTAATCGAATCCATGAAAGTTAAAATTCTTACGAGGAAAAGCCTACGAACCTGCGGCAGGGGTAATGCAGACCAAGCCGGTGATCATGCCTTGAACAGCACCAATGACGGAGGGTTTGCGAAAGAAGATGACATCAAGAATGACCCAAGTGAGCAAGCTGGTGGCAGTGCAAGCATGAGTGTTCAACACAGCCAGGGAGGAATCCAGGCCTACTGAGTAGGGGTCGCCGCCATTGAAGCCGGTCCACCCCATCCAGAGTAAACCAGCCCCAGCCAACATCAGTAGGATGTTGTTTGGAGGAAACCTTTCTCTATCCTTGTTAAGACGTGGTCCAACCTGCGTAACAAGCATTATTTGTTAATCATATTCATGTATATATCAGCATCTTAACTATTATCTTTATATATAAAGATATTCATATAAACACTGTCTTATGATCATATATTGCTTACCCAATAAGCAGCAGTGAATCCAGCAACACCAGAAGACAAATGAATAACATATCCACCAGAGTAATCAATTATCCCAAGCTTGAACAAGAACCCATTTGGACTCCATATACTGAATGCAGTGAAGGTGTATGAGAAAGTGAGCCAAAGAGGCACAAAAGCCATCCATGCATAAAAGTTCATTCTTCCCAACAAAGCACCAGCTATCAAAATCAATGTTATGGCTGCAAACACACCCTGGAAATACACCATTGTTGCATTTGGGAACATCCCTGAAAATGCAGGGTCAAAAAGGTACTTTTCATCAAGTGCAACCGCAGCTTTACCCCAAAATGGTGCAAGCTTATCACCAAAGGACATTCTATAACCCCATACAATCCAACAGAAGAGGACACATGCAAATGCATACAAGCACATGAACGCTGAGTTCACTGCCCATTTTTTCTTCACTGCTCCTCCATACAAGATTATGAGTCCAGGAACACTTTGAAGGCCGACGAGTGTTGCTGCGACGAGTTGCCACGCATTGTCGGCTTTGTTCAACCAATCGGGACTCGAGGGGGATGGCATGATGTTCGAAGGCAATGTGGCTgccatgttttttttttatgttctcTATATATTTCCTCCTATCTTGTTAGTATACTTTATTTATCTGGAAAGGAAAAGAGAACGAATGGGAAGTTTTAGAGGTGTAATATGGTGCTTTATATAAATTGAAGGACTTTGTTTAATTGCTTTTGATTCTCTCGACATAGCTGTAACCTGTTTCATTTTTTGTCCAAGGTTGTTACATTGTCTTAGGCCACTTCGTtcttaataatatttttctatacACTGATGACGGGTATTACAAGTGCTTTTGTTATTAACGGCATCTCCAATGCTCATCATTTTATAgatttcctttatttcttggcGGTTTTGGCACTCTCTGCCAATCACAAAGCTGAAAGACGTCGAGGTACACCATTTAAATATTGAGTCTTATTATTGTTCTAAAGACATTTTAAAAGGTACAATTTGAGAAGAAAAAATCATTTtatccttttaaaaatttttatgatcACTAATCCTGAATAGATAATGTCACGCGAATATAAGTTCACTTGGCATGGGGAAAAAATGGCAAGGGAATCCAGTATGGACTATGGAGTAGCTGAAAGACCACAACTGGAATTTAACCTTGTGAATAAACGAATTCGCATTTTGTCTTGACGCACAACTGTGGAGGGTTTTGAAAGGGTGCAAGCAATTATGCTTGTATATTGCTAAAGTAAAGGCAAGAATCTGGGTACTGGTAGTACTGAATCTTGCATCACTAAAATTTCATTATTAATTATCATAAACTTTTGGAATTTGGTAATTTATCCTATCGAAAGATGCAAATATTGGGATGACTTTACTATGGGAAACTTACATCATTAAAACAACTCTAGGATGATTCAACAAAAGTATCAGCCGATTTTAACATCGCAAAATCAAAACCTTTTTTATAACCAATTATTCCTCGAATAAAATAAACACAAACTGAAAAAATGGGCACTACAGTTTTCCTCAACATGAAATATtgtcattaaaaatattataattatataataaagaGTTCTCTAAATGACTAATAGGGATAACGCAAgcatacaaaaatttaatcagACAGGTACTGGACCACCACTTAGACTTTTTCGGTACACTGGATTTTAACGAATTCATCTTAGTAAAACAAAATTGAAGGGCAAAACAGCTGAATATAAAT is a window from the Arachis stenosperma cultivar V10309 chromosome 3, arast.V10309.gnm1.PFL2, whole genome shotgun sequence genome containing:
- the LOC130968401 gene encoding ammonium transporter 2 member 5; translation: MAATLPSNIMPSPSSPDWLNKADNAWQLVAATLVGLQSVPGLIILYGGAVKKKWAVNSAFMCLYAFACVLFCWIVWGYRMSFGDKLAPFWGKAAVALDEKYLFDPAFSGMFPNATMVYFQGVFAAITLILIAGALLGRMNFYAWMAFVPLWLTFSYTFTAFSIWSPNGFLFKLGIIDYSGGYVIHLSSGVAGFTAAYWVGPRLNKDRERFPPNNILLMLAGAGLLWMGWTGFNGGDPYSVGLDSSLAVLNTHACTATSLLTWVILDVIFFRKPSVIGAVQGMITGLVCITPAAGVVQGWAAILMGMLSGSIPWFTMMVVHKRSKLLQKVDDTMAVLHTHAIAGTLGGVLSGLFAVPKLNFLFYGSYNKYVGLFYGLKMGMSKTGFRQIWIQLVGIFFVVTLNVISTSLICLLIRMFIPLRMSEEDMEIGDEAAHGEEAYAIWGQGDKLENASSKYASSMYDDVETATNKKKRSGQVEMM